A stretch of DNA from Amphiprion ocellaris isolate individual 3 ecotype Okinawa chromosome 18, ASM2253959v1, whole genome shotgun sequence:
CAGTGTCTGTACTCACCTGATAAACTGATACAGGAGAGGCTGAGCTCTGATGATGCTCCTATTACATCATCCTGCaggaagaaatgaaaatgattgGACGATATTTTCAAATTGTTCAAAGATTCTACTGATGGAAGAGACCTGCATCCTTCACATCAAAGATCCTAACTTGTAGTGTGCTTCCAGAGCTTTAAACCATATACTAGTTTTTACCAGCACAAACAGTTTGCTCAACTGCCACCGTCCTTTTCTATCAAAATGTTCCCTCATATTTGTGCTGTCTCCAACTAATAATAATCAAAGTATGTAGTTTTTAGGAATACATATTTACAGTAGAGGTTTTTAGTAACCCAGCTCTAAAAGTTTAAAGGTCAGTTGATGCAATGAAAATGTAGATTCAAGAAATTAAAGCGTTACATAAACTGTTGTTggggactgcacagtggctcggtggttagcaatgttgccttgcagctagaggatccccggttcacgtcccagcctgggatctttctgcatggagtttgcatattctccctctgcatgtgtgcgttttctccgggtactccggcttcctcccacaggttaactgatgattctaaattgtatgtaggtgtgaatgtgagcgtgcttgtttgtctctctgtgtagccctgtgatagaccggtgacctgtccagggtgtcccctaccttcaccccaagtcagctgggatagactcccccctccaccccccacccccacgaccctaatgaggattaagcagtgtatagacaatggatggacaGATAAACTGCTAGCCTTAGATAAATCTTTCTAAtgacattcatttattcatacaAATCAGTTAAACCTTTCCTCATTCGGTGTTCTGCAGTGACTCACCAACATCCTCTGCAGACAGCCAAGATTGTCACCCTCAGTCCTCACATTCAGCACCTCCTGGAAGCTGACAGCATGATCCAGCCGTATGAGCTCTTCACCAATATCCACAGTCTACAATGGACAGGTTTTTAACATGGTGTGTGCACAAAACGAAGAGGCAGGGAAGGAGACAAACCGAACACAGACATCGagagaaatgtgaaataaacaGTTGCCTGACCTTGCCCTCACTGTTGTCGTAGAGCTTGACACTGGGCCAGGAGGAGATCTCAGAGTGAGAGTAGCTGCAGAGTTTGGCCTGCAGGGGTTTCCAAGAGGCACAATACGTCAGCCGCTCAAACTCATCCAGGGCTGCCTCAGTCCACACGCCttctgaaaaacagcagcaggacagtgaAAAATCGAAACAAACTGCCAACAGTGCCGAAACTCAATGGCCAATCAGCAACCTCCTTATTTCAAGCTATATATCAGTGCAATTAAGTTATCATTAAGAAGACCACTTTACCTTTTGGCCTCACCCCTGCTAAGTTGCACTCAATAGCTTGGAATGGTAAGCTGAGGAAGTCACTCCTGAAATGTTAATGCAGCAAAAGCAAAAGCTGTTAGTAACATATCTGTGTCCTTTTTTGGCTAATGCTACACAGAATAATATGAACTCTGCAGCTGCATTATAGCACAGCAAAAACCCTAATTCAGAGTTTTCAAACTATTCAAGACTTTCCTTTGTTAAACATATCTTTGTTTGGTCTCCAATGTATTTTATAATTGTTATTGATTATTACACCCATTTTATCTAAACCTTTTGGCTGTATGTACTTTTATTTCCTTGGGTTGAATTGTTTTATCTGAAATTCACAATATTAAGCACTTTGCTGCATATTAAAAAGTGCTTTCTAAATGATGTAATATGGATTTTTGGCTTCAACTGTGTGGTGCAAGAATTTTTTTCTGAGCTAGTCAAATGTTGGGATAAGTTGTGTTGTCTACATTACACCGTAAATGCAGTGTGAATAATCCGTTGTTGCAGTCAGGATGGTGTGTGTAGTGGCCACTGCTGTGAAGCTGTGGTTCTACTGTTCAAATCGATGtgctgaaatgtttttaactAGCACTAGCAATTTTACAACAGGAACATCAGGTTTTTatctgaaaaaataagaaacaaacaaacaaaaacttttaTTATTGTCATGTCTGACACTGAATTTGGCTCCATCTTTACCCTGGGTTCTCTTACCTCATGCGGCGGAGGCTATCTCTGGGCAGCTCTCCATTGTCCCCAAAGTCAACATAATAAAGGTCCACCAGTCCAGAGTTAAGAACTCCAAGCACCCTTGCTCTGTTCCATGTGCCGTAGTTTCGGTATGTAGCTGCCACTATATCCCCCACTACAATGGTCTCCACCCTGTGCTCCTACAGAACAGACACTCAGTTGTGTtacacattatacattttcaagTATGTTACTGCAATTTTGGTGAACTGGCTAATAGCAGGTCCTGTTGGTAGTTTAGCCAtggatgaaatgaaaaatattactGAATTACAATGATATTgttgaaaactgaaaaacttgaAAGACTTTCAGTCAAGTTCTGGAGTTGTGAAGACAGTCTAAGTTTTTAAGTCCCTCAAAGTGGATCTATGGCAATATATTTACAATGAACACCAGAGACAACTGTAATTGTAAACTGCAAGTTGCACTGAATCAAATAAATGAGAATGTGTTGAGATATTTGTCCGAAATTTGACTGCTCTCTTCTGCTCCTCTCACACCCAGCCACTCATGCTCTCCTTTGTTTGACTTTGGTTTGCTTTACACTGACAACATGCACCACACATTGACCACTGCCACCATACACCCTCACACACCACTGATGCCGACTACCacactttattgtcatgttttcattaagAAATAACCTTTTGCTGCAGTGAAACCCTCTGTGCATCTCCTCTTTTGTTGCAGAGTCATAACAGATGCAAACAGACGTTTTTGCCCTTTTTTAGACATGACATATGTAACACTGCTGGCATCATCAGTCCattaaagtgacagcattctgtTATTTAGACATATCTGAcataaaaatttcacaaaaaatctgccaattGGGCAGTGGGGTCTTAATGGAGGTCACTGTGTCAGTGAGCATCCAAATCAGCAGCAAAGTAGTCTTATAATTACTAAAATTACTTTGTTGTGTTGAGAAAACTGGCACACCACTGTATGTTCTCATCTCACACAGTATTGCCATCTCCACTTTGAAAACCATGGTTTTATCATAAAGATGCTTCTGGTACAGCACAAACATGACGGCAGAAGGGCATGTCCTTACTGGAGGGTGTCCACTGTTGTAGAAGCGGTTCATCTCCTCTGTCAGTTTGTCCAGTTGGAGGGAGCGAACCCCCAGGATCTGGATCCAGAAATGATTTGGGTTCTCTGAAGCAGAAACGTAAACTTCCAAGTGTTCATCAGGCTGGAAGCTCAGGTCTGGGCTGGGAACtggaacacagagagaaaatgatgtctttGCGCGAAATGCCTGTGCTCAGAGATACATTACAGAGGAGTTGCAGTTCAATTAAAATCTTTTCAAAAGTAAAATAGAGAGACAGTGAACTAACTTTCAAACTTGGACACTTCAGAGAGTGACTCTGTAGAGAtactctcctcttcctcctcctctttcctgaCTGTCTTGCTGATTTTCAGCTCCTCCACTTTGTCAAATatattttctggttgttttgtggtgcCATTAGCGTGGATGAGTCCATTCTTCTCTGTCTGGGAAAAGGGCCCATTGTTGTTTACACCCAGTGGTGGTTCAGTCTCCTCGCTCTCGGGCTTCTGATTTACAACATCATGGCCACGTTTCTGGCGCAGGGCAGATGACTGTGAGATCTTTGTCCTCACCATCATGTCTTCTCTGACTTTTTCTAGAATCAGCTCCTGCAAGGACATCACAAACAGTtacattaattttaaataaaatgcttaaATGAGAGAAATGAGCACACGTagataatacaaatgatttcaTCCTAATTCACCTTGGCCTGTTTGACCTCCTGTCTGGTCCCTGCGATTGTCACATTGCCCTTTGCCCCTGGACCATAAGCCTTCTCTTTAGAACAGGCCACTTTGGCTCCTGTGGTCCTGGTGATCAGTTTCAAGCTTTCTCCACCACGGCCTgcaaaaccaacacacacacaaggtacTGATACACATACTGTTACACTCCAACTGTTCATGAGAGACATTTATGTAACATAGAAACAACCACATAACAAAGGTTATATCTGatgatattctatatttttgtacagagacaaacacaaaacaaatggatCCTACTAACAAGTATTGCAAGTACTGCGTGCACTAAAGCCTGGCCTATTTTGATTCAGTACCACATACACTGTCTTGCTGCCAGAAATACACCTAAGTACCAAATGTGGACTAATATACTGCTAAAAATAGTTCCTAAGTAAtgcattcttttctcctatttgACTAATGTTTCCTACAAACTACAGTGAATAACTGGTTTAGGAAATGACTGCGcatttctagaaaaaaaagaatgtaactatctatttatttatttgtgagGCAAATATTTCCATCTTCGGTAGGAAAGAAAAGGCTTGGAGGTAAGGAGCAACAGACAGCTGGCTCAGAAAGTACTGAAAGATGCACCAACACACTGGGTTTGGTCTTCAATATAAATCATAcacaaatgatatttttgtaATTCAAGACAGCCATCAAAATTGTAT
This window harbors:
- the tdrkh gene encoding tudor and KH domain-containing protein isoform X1 — protein: MDVGVSKSHVFLNYSPRALFSQWSIPLGAQRVMDAVKEGQKSSLSSGKMMALAAGLSVGATVGYMVYRHISSTNSTRQGPNTEVSKMTLPVEVYRNISRYQAKFLEMVTQKSGAHVRVLSDSGEHGSKTSVCFLLQGSAEQVLLARCVMENLVTECEMVSEVLEVPQTSFGRIIGRGGESLKLITRTTGAKVACSKEKAYGPGAKGNVTIAGTRQEVKQAKELILEKVREDMMVRTKISQSSALRQKRGHDVVNQKPESEETEPPLGVNNNGPFSQTEKNGLIHANGTTKQPENIFDKVEELKISKTVRKEEEEEESISTESLSEVSKFEIPSPDLSFQPDEHLEVYVSASENPNHFWIQILGVRSLQLDKLTEEMNRFYNSGHPPEHRVETIVVGDIVAATYRNYGTWNRARVLGVLNSGLVDLYYVDFGDNGELPRDSLRRMRSDFLSLPFQAIECNLAGVRPKEGVWTEAALDEFERLTYCASWKPLQAKLCSYSHSEISSWPSVKLYDNSEGKTVDIGEELIRLDHAVSFQEVLNVRTEGDNLGCLQRMLDDVIGASSELSLSCISLSEAASISGSVDDVIEDELL
- the tdrkh gene encoding tudor and KH domain-containing protein isoform X3, which produces MDAVKEGQKSSLSSGKMMALAAGLSVGATVGYMVYRHISSTNSTRQGPNTEVSKMTLPVEVYRNISRYQAKFLEMVTQKSGAHVRVLSDSGEHGSKTSVCFLLQGSAEQVLLARCVMENLVTECEMVSEVLEVPQTSFGRIIGRGGESLKLITRTTGAKVACSKEKAYGPGAKGNVTIAGTRQEVKQAKELILEKVREDMMVRTKISQSSALRQKRGHDVVNQKPESEETEPPLGVNNNGPFSQTEKNGLIHANGTTKQPENIFDKVEELKISKTVRKEEEEEESISTESLSEVSKFEIPSPDLSFQPDEHLEVYVSASENPNHFWIQILGVRSLQLDKLTEEMNRFYNSGHPPEHRVETIVVGDIVAATYRNYGTWNRARVLGVLNSGLVDLYYVDFGDNGELPRDSLRRMRSDFLSLPFQAIECNLAGVRPKEGVWTEAALDEFERLTYCASWKPLQAKLCSYSHSEISSWPSVKLYDNSEGKTVDIGEELIRLDHAVSFQEVLNVRTEGDNLGCLQRMLDDVIGASSELSLSCISLSEAASISGSVDDVIEDELL
- the tdrkh gene encoding tudor and KH domain-containing protein isoform X2, with protein sequence MDVGVSKSHVFLNYSPRALFSQWSIPLGAQRVMDAVKEGQKSSLSSGKMMALAAGLSVGATVGYMVYRHISSTNSTRQGPNTEVSKMTLPVEVYRNISRYQAKFLEMVTQKSGAHVRVLSDSGEHGSKTSVCFLLQGSAEQVLLARCVMENLVTECEMVSEVLEVPQTSFGRIIGRGGESLKLITRTTGAKVACSKEKAYGPGAKGNVTIAGTRQEVKQAKELILEKVREDMMVRTKISQSSALRQKRGHDVVNQKPESEETEPPLGVNNNGPFSQTEKNGLIHANGTTKQPENIFDKVEELKISKTVRKEEEEEESISTESLSEVSKFEIPSPDLSFQPDEHLEVYVSASENPNHFWIQILGVRSLQLDKLTEEMNRFYNSGHPPEHRVETIVVGDIVAATYRNYGTWNRARVLGVLNSGLVDLYYVDFGDNGELPRDSLRRMRSDFLSLPFQAIECNLAGVRPKGVWTEAALDEFERLTYCASWKPLQAKLCSYSHSEISSWPSVKLYDNSEGKTVDIGEELIRLDHAVSFQEVLNVRTEGDNLGCLQRMLDDVIGASSELSLSCISLSEAASISGSVDDVIEDELL